A part of Streptomyces sp. NBC_01497 genomic DNA contains:
- a CDS encoding isoprenyl transferase — MARLMGRSRHEYKTPEPHPSGAVPPKIPGELVPKHVAVVMDGNGRWAKERGLPRTEGHKVGEGVVMDVLKGCIEMGVKNLSLYAFSTENWKRTPDEVRFLMNFNRDVIRRRRDEMNELGIRIRWVGRMPKMWKSVVQELQVAQEQTVDNDAMTLYFCVNYGGRAEIADAARAIALDVAAGRLDPAKVSEKTVAKYMYYPDMPDVDLFLRPSGEQRTSNYLIWQSSYAEMVFQDVLWPDFDRRDLWRACLEYAQRDRRFGGALPNKGEQPQAPEAG; from the coding sequence ATGGCACGACTCATGGGGCGTTCCCGCCACGAGTACAAGACGCCGGAGCCGCACCCTTCCGGCGCCGTACCGCCGAAGATCCCCGGCGAGCTGGTCCCCAAGCACGTCGCCGTCGTGATGGACGGCAACGGCCGCTGGGCCAAGGAGCGCGGGCTGCCGCGCACCGAGGGTCACAAGGTGGGGGAGGGCGTCGTGATGGACGTTCTCAAGGGGTGCATCGAGATGGGTGTGAAGAACCTGTCGCTGTACGCCTTCTCCACCGAGAACTGGAAGCGCACGCCGGACGAGGTGCGGTTCCTGATGAACTTCAACCGCGACGTGATCCGCCGCCGCCGCGACGAGATGAACGAGCTCGGCATCCGCATCCGCTGGGTCGGCCGTATGCCGAAGATGTGGAAGTCGGTGGTGCAGGAGCTCCAGGTCGCGCAGGAGCAGACCGTCGACAACGACGCGATGACCCTGTACTTCTGCGTCAACTACGGCGGCCGCGCGGAGATCGCTGACGCCGCGCGGGCGATAGCGCTCGACGTGGCGGCGGGGCGCCTCGACCCGGCGAAGGTCAGCGAGAAGACCGTCGCCAAGTACATGTACTACCCGGACATGCCGGACGTGGACCTGTTCCTGCGGCCGAGCGGTGAGCAGCGCACGTCCAACTACCTGATCTGGCAGAGCAGTTACGCGGAGATGGTGTTCCAGGACGTGCTGTGGCCCGACTTCGACCGCCGTGACCTGTGGCGTGCTTGCCTGGAGTACGCACAGCGTGACCGCCGCTTCGGCGGGGCGCTGCCG